One part of the Aurantibacillus circumpalustris genome encodes these proteins:
- a CDS encoding amidohydrolase family protein: MIIDVHTHLNNYHEGIFATVEESLVKLQAAMDENQIDYSLILTSYVVNVNRPSVKQVVEAVRGKKNMGVVAGISYNNFKLNDLIEIHEYLKEGLLKGIKLYPGYEPFYPYDKRLKIIYDLAIEYDVPVMFHSGDTYTPKGKVRYSHPLHLDDVAVDFPEMKIVICHVGNPWIKDCMEVIYKNKNCYADFSGLVLGDFSDRFEIYMKNQLEEMILYAGEPKYLLYGTDWPISSMKSYRSFMKQLDLPEEKKELIQWKNAAKLFKIDVNNIK; the protein is encoded by the coding sequence ATGATTATTGACGTTCACACTCATTTAAACAATTACCACGAAGGAATATTTGCCACTGTTGAAGAAAGCTTGGTTAAGCTTCAAGCGGCAATGGACGAGAATCAAATTGATTACTCGCTCATTCTAACGTCGTATGTTGTAAATGTGAATAGGCCAAGTGTTAAACAAGTGGTAGAGGCTGTACGTGGTAAAAAAAACATGGGAGTTGTTGCGGGGATTAGCTATAACAATTTCAAACTAAATGATTTAATTGAAATACACGAGTACCTAAAAGAAGGTTTGCTTAAGGGAATAAAATTATATCCAGGTTATGAACCTTTTTACCCTTATGACAAACGTTTAAAAATAATATACGATTTAGCGATTGAGTACGATGTGCCTGTTATGTTTCATTCAGGCGACACTTACACTCCAAAAGGAAAAGTTCGTTATTCTCATCCACTTCACTTAGATGATGTGGCCGTTGATTTCCCTGAAATGAAAATAGTCATTTGTCACGTTGGTAATCCATGGATTAAAGATTGTATGGAAGTTATTTATAAAAATAAAAATTGTTACGCGGATTTTTCAGGACTGGTATTAGGAGATTTTAGCGATCGTTTTGAAATCTACATGAAAAATCAATTGGAAGAAATGATACTGTATGCAGGTGAACCAAAATACTTATTATATGGAACAGATTGGCCAATTTCTAGCATGAAATCTTATCGCTCATTTATGAAACAACTTGATTTGCCAGAAGAAAAAAAGGAATTAATTCAATGGAAAAACGCTGCTAAACTCTTTAAAATAGATGTAAACAATATAAAGTAA
- a CDS encoding putative LPS assembly protein LptD, with the protein MSINGLNAQALPSDTLKKVTTDTLVRKEDTSESIDEPIKYSAEDSIVALPQQGKALLYGKARVDYGGTTIEAQFIEIDYTKNLILAYGSKDSTGKPFGNPVFKDNGETMEADKIMYNLKSKKGKIYNALTKQGELLVIGSEIKKDSLNNIYFKDMRCLPCQEADARTAFRAKKAKAIPDDKIVTGPMFLEIGNIPTPLGLPFGYFPNTKKQANGILLPTFGTSQDRGINLRNGGYYLGINDKTDMIIRGDIYANGTWLLTTNNNYNIRYKSSGAVNLSYSSLQIGDKDIPKTYRNEVSYTIGWLHTQDNKRNPSIRFSANVNYRKNQIYNRFNAINTGQYVTNTYQSNINFTKTFKLSSLSINATHSQNSQSQLVEITFPKLTFNVNRFYPFKRAGAVKQSVIDKIGISYLLETENRLSGKDSTIFKGSPLDSMQYGLRHSLPISTNFNILKYITATPAINLSSVLYTKSISKTYTTQPELRDFTVKTGGDIDTVIKKSVQVPVINTKTNKDLVAAYEANFTTAFNTKVYFDYLFKKGKLKQVRHLLIPTLTYGYRPDFGDPKYTVWKNVQYDTLGNKTSYSIFEKSLYGGPRRGKESSLTLNLNNVLEAKLKQKTDTGTTFKKVTLIQGLGINGSYNFAADSFKMSVVGVSLRTVLFKYFDINVLSSFDPYTYNKISKTRVNQFVSKNDGRVARFTSGSLVVSTSIGSNMIEAIKKTRQPTDQTNGVERGAKNDLNNQETMPWNLRIGYNLNLSNPDDRKIITSQLLNFSGDLMPTKFWKVGISSGFDFNTQKLSYTKFDIYRDLKCWEARIEWIPFGPNKSYNLVLNLKTAMLSDFKIPKRSIPRFDNDF; encoded by the coding sequence TTGAGTATTAACGGGTTAAACGCTCAAGCGCTACCCAGCGATACGTTAAAAAAAGTTACAACAGATACTTTAGTTCGAAAAGAAGATACTTCAGAGAGTATTGATGAACCTATAAAATATTCCGCTGAGGATAGTATTGTGGCACTTCCGCAACAGGGTAAAGCTTTACTGTACGGCAAAGCCAGAGTTGATTATGGTGGAACAACAATTGAAGCGCAATTTATAGAAATTGATTATACCAAAAATCTTATTCTCGCATATGGTTCTAAAGACAGTACTGGAAAGCCATTCGGCAACCCTGTTTTTAAAGACAATGGTGAAACCATGGAAGCTGATAAGATCATGTATAATCTTAAAAGCAAAAAAGGTAAGATTTATAACGCGCTCACAAAACAAGGCGAGTTGCTTGTTATTGGAAGCGAAATAAAAAAAGATAGTCTTAACAACATTTATTTTAAAGACATGCGCTGTCTCCCTTGTCAGGAAGCCGATGCGCGCACGGCCTTTCGGGCAAAAAAAGCGAAAGCCATTCCAGATGATAAAATAGTAACCGGGCCCATGTTTCTCGAAATTGGCAACATTCCAACGCCTTTAGGTTTACCATTTGGTTATTTTCCAAATACAAAAAAACAAGCCAATGGAATTCTTTTACCAACCTTTGGTACCTCGCAAGACAGAGGTATAAACTTAAGAAATGGAGGTTACTACCTTGGCATAAATGATAAAACAGACATGATCATTAGAGGTGATATCTATGCGAACGGAACGTGGCTGTTAACCACCAACAATAATTATAACATCCGTTACAAATCTTCTGGTGCCGTAAATTTAAGTTACAGCAGTTTGCAAATTGGTGATAAAGATATCCCTAAAACTTACCGAAACGAAGTATCATACACCATTGGCTGGCTGCACACACAGGACAATAAGCGAAACCCTTCTATCAGATTTAGCGCCAATGTTAATTATAGGAAAAACCAAATTTACAACCGCTTTAATGCCATTAATACCGGACAATATGTTACCAATACCTATCAATCTAACATCAACTTTACCAAAACATTTAAACTTAGCTCACTCAGTATTAATGCCACCCATAGTCAGAATTCTCAAAGTCAATTGGTTGAAATTACATTTCCCAAATTAACTTTTAATGTAAATCGTTTTTATCCATTTAAGCGCGCCGGTGCTGTGAAACAAAGTGTTATTGATAAAATAGGTATTAGCTATTTATTGGAAACAGAGAACAGATTAAGTGGAAAAGACTCAACTATTTTTAAAGGATCCCCTTTGGATAGTATGCAATATGGATTGAGACATAGTCTACCCATCTCAACCAACTTTAATATTTTGAAATACATTACTGCTACTCCGGCTATCAATCTTAGTTCTGTTTTATACACTAAAAGCATCAGCAAAACATATACAACACAACCTGAATTACGGGATTTTACTGTGAAGACAGGTGGTGATATCGACACCGTGATAAAAAAATCAGTTCAGGTGCCTGTTATAAATACAAAAACCAATAAAGATTTAGTAGCTGCCTACGAAGCTAATTTTACAACTGCTTTTAATACAAAAGTTTATTTCGACTACTTATTTAAAAAGGGAAAATTAAAACAAGTAAGACACTTATTAATCCCAACGCTAACTTATGGTTACCGACCAGATTTTGGTGATCCAAAATATACCGTTTGGAAAAATGTTCAATACGATACTCTCGGAAATAAAACAAGTTACTCCATTTTCGAGAAAAGCTTATACGGTGGCCCTCGACGAGGAAAAGAAAGCTCCTTAACATTAAACCTGAACAACGTACTCGAAGCTAAGTTGAAACAAAAAACAGACACTGGTACTACTTTTAAAAAAGTTACTCTAATACAAGGCTTAGGAATTAATGGTTCATACAATTTTGCTGCAGATAGTTTCAAAATGAGCGTGGTTGGTGTGTCATTGCGAACGGTGCTATTTAAGTATTTTGATATCAATGTGCTTTCCAGTTTTGATCCTTACACGTATAACAAAATTTCTAAAACAAGAGTCAATCAATTTGTATCTAAAAACGATGGTCGTGTGGCTCGTTTTACTTCCGGAAGTTTAGTTGTAAGTACTTCCATTGGCAGCAATATGATTGAAGCAATAAAAAAAACAAGGCAACCAACCGATCAAACAAATGGTGTTGAAAGAGGCGCAAAAAACGATCTAAATAATCAGGAAACCATGCCTTGGAATTTAAGAATAGGTTATAATCTCAACCTCTCTAACCCTGACGATAGAAAAATAATAACCAGTCAACTACTTAATTTTTCTGGAGATTTAATGCCGACAAAATTTTGGAAAGTTGGAATTAGTAGTGGTTTTGATTTTAATACGCAAAAATTAAGTTATACCAAATTCGATATTTACCGTGACCTGAAATGTTGGGAAGCGCGTATAGAATGGATTCCGTTTGGGCCAAATAAAAGCTACAATCTTGTTTTGAATTTAAAAACTGCTATGTTAAGTGATTTCAAAATTCCGAAACGCAGTATTCCAAGATTTGATAATGATTTTTAA
- a CDS encoding OmpA family protein, with protein sequence MKRISFCFVLIFIVGHLPFAAQTTEKEYSNGHGGKIKLPLGDISFADKMVSYKTGTPAPIPENRNPNDGIGKPDFNEMRVSGFVSLGTGGELILAFTDNALVNIEGPDLYVFEVGRYVEETFLYVSKNGKTWINVGKISGGNALIEIGDSTKPGDIFTYVKLVDAGTTSKKGDHMWPGADIDAVAAIGSAKQLSLNSLYLFNTNEAKIKTTAKKELDEIINELKANPLFNLVINGHTDSTGNKKLNQKLSVDRAEAIRNYFVTKLPELKNKITTNGYADEMPVSTNLTDEGREKNRRVEVFFIPIKK encoded by the coding sequence ATGAAAAGAATCTCGTTTTGTTTTGTTTTAATTTTTATAGTTGGGCATTTACCTTTCGCGGCGCAAACCACTGAAAAAGAATACAGCAATGGACACGGCGGAAAAATAAAGTTGCCACTTGGTGATATTTCATTTGCCGATAAAATGGTGAGTTATAAAACAGGCACTCCAGCTCCTATTCCTGAAAACAGAAATCCTAATGATGGAATTGGTAAGCCAGACTTTAACGAGATGAGAGTAAGTGGCTTTGTGTCTTTAGGAACTGGGGGTGAATTAATTTTGGCCTTTACTGACAATGCCTTAGTAAATATTGAGGGTCCAGATTTATATGTTTTTGAAGTGGGAAGATATGTTGAAGAAACGTTTTTGTATGTTTCAAAGAATGGAAAAACCTGGATTAACGTTGGGAAAATAAGTGGCGGCAACGCTTTAATTGAAATTGGCGATTCAACAAAACCTGGAGATATTTTTACTTACGTGAAACTGGTAGACGCAGGAACAACTTCCAAAAAAGGTGATCACATGTGGCCGGGTGCCGATATTGATGCGGTTGCCGCAATTGGTTCAGCAAAACAATTATCCTTAAATTCTCTGTACTTATTTAATACCAATGAAGCGAAAATTAAAACAACGGCAAAAAAAGAATTGGACGAAATTATAAATGAACTGAAAGCAAATCCACTATTTAACCTTGTTATAAATGGCCACACCGATAGTACTGGGAATAAGAAATTAAACCAAAAATTGTCGGTTGATCGTGCTGAAGCAATTCGAAATTATTTCGTAACAAAACTACCCGAATTAAAAAATAAAATTACAACAAATGGTTATGCCGATGAGATGCCTGTGTCAACAAACCTTACAGATGAGGGGCGAGAAAAAAACAGAAGAGTGGAAGTGTTTTTTATACCGATAAAAAAATAA
- a CDS encoding S46 family peptidase, with product MKKIIITLIVLFTINSISVKADEGMWLVHLIGEKTYADMTKRGLKLTKEQLYSMNSNSLKDAIVLFGGGCTAEVVSKEGLLFTNHHCGYSNIAASSTVDHNYLKDGFWAKSKQEEIACPGLSVQFLVKIEDVTEAVLTKIKDVKPEDITTQLTTVLNEMSGKTSDGTGYETRVSSFFKGNQFLKFTYQRYTDVRLVGAPPESIGKFGGDTDNWEWPRHTGDFSIFRVYMAADGKPSDFKAENVPYKPKQFLQVSIKGVNDGDYAMIYGYPGGTNRYETSHGVKLKIDIENPNLVTLRDARLKAMMTEMVKDPAVKIQLASSYAGIANYWKFFDGETKQLIKHNVLAQKEKEEKQFETWAKGKSEYDNLFSGIKASYDSWRPYAKGRVYLNEGIMGSPLLAASSSLKALDDALSAKEIKPEAVTKATAAVKASFERFNKDENTASDKSILATVLNMYYHDVDANQQPIEFYTKLKTSYGDLEKDETYKKFAKDVFEKSILLNAARFTAFVENPDTAILHKDLAYSTALAFINNYNNNYSKFYKNFISTNYAYGNKYLKGVLEMKKGQALYPDANQTMRVSFGNVKSYSPRDAVNYKEICTLSGVMEKYTPGDYEFDAPAKLIELIAAKDFGQYVDKKTNDIVVTFITTNDITGGNSGSPVLNAKGELIGLAFDGNYEALSHKIAFDGELNRTICLDVRYLLFVVDKLGGAKNIVDELILAK from the coding sequence ATGAAAAAAATAATAATTACCCTAATTGTACTTTTTACAATTAACAGTATTTCAGTAAAGGCCGATGAAGGTATGTGGCTTGTTCATTTAATTGGAGAGAAAACATACGCTGACATGACAAAAAGAGGTCTTAAATTAACCAAGGAACAATTGTATAGCATGAACTCTAATAGTTTAAAAGATGCTATTGTACTTTTTGGTGGCGGTTGCACTGCTGAAGTAGTGAGTAAAGAAGGGTTATTGTTTACAAATCACCACTGCGGTTATTCTAATATTGCAGCTTCGAGTACTGTTGATCACAACTATTTAAAAGATGGTTTTTGGGCTAAAAGTAAACAAGAAGAAATTGCTTGTCCTGGTTTAAGCGTGCAGTTTTTGGTTAAAATAGAAGATGTAACAGAGGCCGTGCTTACTAAAATAAAGGATGTTAAGCCAGAAGATATTACAACTCAACTAACAACAGTGCTTAACGAAATGTCAGGAAAAACCTCTGACGGAACCGGTTACGAAACACGTGTAAGCAGTTTTTTTAAAGGCAACCAGTTTTTGAAATTTACTTACCAACGTTATACCGATGTGCGTTTAGTTGGCGCACCACCTGAAAGCATTGGTAAATTTGGTGGAGACACAGATAATTGGGAGTGGCCTCGTCATACAGGTGATTTTTCCATTTTTAGAGTATACATGGCTGCAGATGGAAAACCGTCAGATTTTAAAGCTGAAAATGTACCTTATAAACCAAAACAATTTTTACAAGTATCTATTAAAGGTGTGAATGACGGTGACTATGCGATGATTTATGGTTACCCTGGCGGCACTAACCGTTACGAAACTTCTCATGGCGTTAAACTTAAAATCGACATTGAGAATCCAAACCTTGTGACGCTTCGTGATGCAAGACTTAAAGCCATGATGACTGAAATGGTAAAAGATCCTGCGGTTAAAATTCAATTAGCAAGCTCATATGCCGGCATTGCAAATTACTGGAAGTTTTTTGATGGAGAAACAAAGCAATTGATTAAACACAATGTTCTTGCACAAAAAGAAAAAGAAGAAAAACAGTTTGAAACCTGGGCAAAAGGAAAGTCTGAATACGATAATCTTTTCTCTGGAATTAAAGCTTCGTATGATAGCTGGAGACCCTATGCTAAAGGCCGCGTGTATTTAAACGAAGGAATCATGGGTTCTCCACTTTTAGCGGCTTCTTCCAGTCTAAAAGCACTCGATGACGCTTTATCTGCTAAGGAGATTAAGCCTGAAGCCGTAACTAAAGCAACTGCTGCGGTTAAAGCCAGTTTCGAACGCTTTAATAAAGATGAAAACACGGCTTCAGATAAAAGCATTCTTGCAACGGTGTTAAACATGTACTATCATGATGTAGATGCAAACCAACAACCAATAGAGTTTTATACTAAATTAAAAACAAGTTATGGTGATCTTGAAAAAGATGAAACCTATAAGAAATTTGCAAAAGATGTTTTTGAAAAAAGCATCTTGTTAAACGCTGCACGATTTACTGCTTTTGTTGAAAATCCTGATACAGCGATCTTACACAAAGATTTAGCTTATTCAACAGCTTTGGCTTTCATTAATAATTACAACAACAACTATTCTAAATTTTATAAAAATTTTATTTCTACGAATTATGCTTATGGAAATAAATACCTTAAAGGTGTTTTAGAAATGAAAAAAGGACAAGCTTTGTATCCAGACGCTAATCAAACCATGCGCGTGTCATTTGGAAACGTAAAATCCTATTCGCCAAGAGACGCGGTTAACTACAAAGAAATTTGCACACTCAGTGGTGTTATGGAAAAATATACGCCGGGAGATTACGAATTTGATGCGCCGGCGAAATTAATTGAATTAATTGCTGCCAAAGATTTTGGTCAATACGTCGACAAAAAAACAAATGACATTGTTGTAACATTTATTACCACCAACGACATTACAGGTGGTAATTCAGGATCTCCTGTTTTAAATGCAAAGGGCGAATTAATAGGCCTTGCTTTTGATGGAAATTACGAAGCCTTAAGCCATAAAATAGCTTTTGATGGTGAGCTAAACCGTACTATTTGTTTAGATGTTCGTTACTTGTTGTTTGTTGTAGATAAACTTGGTGGCGCTAAAAATATTGTGGATGAGTTAATTCTTGCAAAATAA
- a CDS encoding N-acetylmuramoyl-L-alanine amidase family protein, with the protein MVKKLQYFIVLTALVFTGLAFKFISRSGVNSIKIIVIDAGHGGKDPGCLGFTHKEKEVSLAVALKLGKYLEENFKDVKVVYTRTTDVFVELEDRAQIANKAKADLFISIHCNAAGKPVMVKDAKTGRKRPKTYRNKKGKLIVVEKPNPGPYGTETYVMGLKNEEGKMKVATRENSAIFYEDDYEKKYGGFDPESEESYIIMSNYTSAYVIQSANLALKMQDEYQRKAGRLDRGVHRQSIWVLWRTSMPSILTELGYLTNPLEETFLGSDKGQEYLAKAMFRGIRKYKDEVEGNKKEYNDEFENQTPLENENIKAKGQSNSKKTEDEDDDEEDVVANDEPEDTKATEPEVPKTEKKPKPIAVEQGSVALKQISEEVSDYEQNSEKEDSVVSAKVIADKFKKETKLADQPKSETANTLKKEQELKLAELKKKEDLIKNEVVFKVQFATSDIALNLKQEKFAAITDADFYKVNKTLKYTSGKFSNVKDAFDHQTDLRKKGFTDCFVIAVKGGERIDLNEAKKLVGQ; encoded by the coding sequence ATGGTTAAAAAATTACAATATTTTATTGTACTTACAGCACTTGTATTTACAGGACTAGCATTCAAATTTATTTCGAGAAGCGGCGTAAATTCTATAAAAATAATTGTAATCGATGCAGGGCACGGTGGTAAGGATCCTGGTTGTTTAGGATTTACTCACAAAGAAAAAGAGGTTTCTTTAGCGGTAGCGCTTAAACTGGGTAAATATTTAGAAGAAAATTTTAAGGATGTTAAAGTTGTTTACACGCGCACAACCGATGTATTCGTTGAGTTGGAAGATCGTGCACAAATAGCGAATAAAGCGAAAGCAGATCTTTTTATTTCCATTCATTGTAATGCAGCCGGAAAGCCTGTAATGGTAAAGGATGCTAAAACAGGAAGAAAGCGTCCGAAAACGTACAGAAATAAAAAGGGGAAATTGATAGTTGTTGAGAAACCAAATCCCGGGCCTTATGGAACAGAAACGTATGTGATGGGATTAAAGAATGAAGAGGGAAAAATGAAAGTAGCAACGCGCGAAAACTCTGCCATTTTTTATGAAGATGATTACGAGAAAAAGTATGGCGGCTTTGATCCTGAGAGTGAAGAGAGTTATATCATCATGAGCAATTACACTTCTGCTTACGTAATTCAAAGTGCAAACCTTGCTTTAAAAATGCAAGATGAGTATCAAAGAAAAGCCGGACGCCTCGACAGAGGGGTGCATCGTCAGAGTATTTGGGTGTTATGGAGAACGTCGATGCCAAGCATTTTAACCGAATTGGGTTATCTTACAAATCCCTTAGAAGAAACTTTTTTAGGAAGTGATAAAGGACAGGAATATCTCGCTAAAGCAATGTTTAGAGGGATAAGAAAATACAAGGACGAGGTTGAAGGGAATAAAAAAGAATATAACGATGAGTTTGAAAATCAAACGCCTTTGGAAAATGAAAACATTAAAGCGAAGGGACAAAGTAATTCAAAGAAAACCGAAGACGAAGATGATGATGAAGAGGATGTGGTAGCAAATGATGAACCGGAAGATACTAAAGCTACAGAACCGGAAGTTCCGAAAACTGAAAAAAAACCAAAACCGATAGCTGTTGAACAGGGATCTGTTGCGCTTAAGCAAATAAGTGAAGAGGTTTCAGACTACGAACAAAATTCAGAAAAAGAAGACTCAGTTGTTTCAGCAAAAGTTATCGCCGACAAGTTTAAAAAAGAAACCAAATTAGCAGATCAACCTAAATCAGAAACTGCGAATACTTTAAAAAAAGAGCAAGAACTTAAACTGGCCGAATTAAAGAAAAAGGAAGATTTAATCAAGAATGAAGTTGTTTTTAAAGTGCAATTTGCAACCAGCGACATTGCACTAAATCTTAAACAGGAAAAGTTTGCAGCAATTACAGACGCTGATTTTTATAAGGTGAATAAAACTTTGAAATACACCTCCGGCAAATTTTCGAACGTGAAAGACGCCTTTGATCATCAAACGGATCTGCGTAAAAAGGGATTTACAGATTGTTTTGTAATCGCAGTTAAGGGCGGAGAACGTATAGATCTTAACGAAGCAAAAAAACTAGTTGGGCAGTAA